One genomic segment of Deinococcus budaensis includes these proteins:
- a CDS encoding flavodoxin family protein — MPEQTRPDYSDLRALLVNCTLTPSPAPSHTQALLDVCRAILQRQGVTVDVLRAVDHDLAPGVYPDMREHGAAHDEWPEVYRRVQAADILVLGSPIWLGERSSVASRVIERLYAHSGELNAKGQYVFYGKVGGCIVTGNEDGIKHVGMGVLYSLQHLGFTVPPQADAGWVGEAGPGPSYGDEQPGGGRVGFDNDFTQRNTTFMTWNLLHFARMLKDAGGVPAHGNQKTAWDAGQRFDHPNPEYR, encoded by the coding sequence ATGCCCGAACAGACCCGGCCGGACTACAGCGACCTGCGCGCCCTGCTGGTCAACTGCACCCTCACGCCCTCGCCCGCGCCCTCGCACACCCAGGCGCTGCTGGACGTGTGCCGCGCGATTCTGCAAAGGCAGGGCGTGACGGTGGACGTGCTGCGGGCGGTGGACCACGACCTCGCGCCGGGCGTGTATCCCGACATGCGCGAGCACGGCGCCGCGCACGACGAGTGGCCGGAGGTGTACCGCCGGGTCCAGGCCGCCGACATCCTGGTCCTGGGCAGCCCGATCTGGCTGGGCGAGCGCTCCTCGGTCGCCTCGCGGGTCATCGAGCGGCTCTATGCGCACTCGGGCGAACTCAACGCGAAGGGGCAGTACGTCTTTTACGGCAAGGTCGGCGGCTGCATCGTCACCGGTAACGAGGACGGCATCAAGCATGTCGGGATGGGCGTGCTGTACAGCCTGCAACACCTCGGCTTCACCGTCCCGCCGCAGGCCGACGCCGGATGGGTGGGCGAGGCCGGACCCGGCCCCAGCTACGGCGACGAGCAACCCGGCGGCGGCCGGGTGGGCTTTGACAACGATTTCACCCAGCGCAACACCACCTTCATGACCTGGAACCTGCTGCATTTTGCCCGGATGCTGAAGGACGCGGGCGGCGTGCCCGCCCACGGCAACCAGAAGACCGCCTGGGACGCCGGGCAGCGCTTCGACCACCCGAATCCCGAGTACCGCTGA
- the polA gene encoding DNA polymerase I: protein MTPPSPDTLVLIDGHALAFRSYFALPPLSNSRGEATHAILGFLRHTLRLARQASNQVIVVFDPPVKTFRHEQYDGYKSGRAQTPSDLPAQINRIRELVDALGWPRLEEPGYEADDVIASVTRMAEGKGFQVRIVTSDRDAYQLLDDHVRVISNDFALIGPQEVLDKYGVSVRQWVDYRALTGDASDNIPGAKGIGPKTAAKILQDHGTLDAALEAAKAGTLEPKGAREKLLASEADVLFSRDLSRMVTDLPLRVELGALRGQGDPARLEELLDELELASLKRDVLTLTQGAGALGQGQTDPIARAATAAAAPASAPGTFTPPPLAEWRTPGQDVTWGYVLSREDDLTADLIAAATFDGELARVAPVEQQTPPAGAEGGPEAASPEGPLFGSDGDSAPPLSKAEQKAAQKAAEKAAKAAEKAAQRQAALYPPTVSDAEFIGQRAVRAAGAKALAAHLSVRGTQVEPGDDPLLVAYLLDPSNTAMPAVSERYLGTGWPDDAATRAAITDRLLRELPGQLDEPRRKLYEEMEKPLAGVLKDMEVRGVRLDSAYIRGLSEAAAGRLATLEAEIHRHAGREFPIRSRDQLETVLYDELGLASGKKTKLTGKRSTAVSALEPLREEHPIIPALLEYRELEKLRGTYLDPLPNLVNPRTGRLHTTFAQTAVATGRLSSLNPNLQNIPIRSELGREIRKGFIADEGFCLISADYSQIELRLLAHIADDPLMQQAFQEGADIHRRTAAQVLGLEEATISANQRRAAKTVNFGVLYGMSAHRLSNDLAIPYAEAASFIEIYFSTYPGIRRYIDQTLEFGREHGYVETLYGRRRYVPELKAQNRTLREAGERLAYNMPIQGTAADIIKLAMVQLDRELEAKGARLLLQVHDELLIEVPEESADEVARITREVMEGAAQLSVPLAVEVGVGPNWYDTK, encoded by the coding sequence ATGACCCCCCCCTCTCCCGACACGCTGGTGCTGATCGACGGGCACGCGCTGGCGTTCCGGTCCTACTTCGCGCTGCCCCCCCTCAGCAACAGCCGGGGCGAAGCGACGCACGCGATTCTGGGTTTCCTGCGCCACACGCTGCGGCTGGCGCGTCAGGCCAGCAACCAGGTCATCGTGGTGTTCGACCCCCCGGTCAAGACCTTCCGGCACGAGCAGTACGACGGCTACAAGTCGGGCCGCGCCCAGACCCCCAGTGACCTCCCGGCCCAGATCAACCGCATCCGCGAACTGGTGGACGCGCTGGGCTGGCCCCGGCTGGAGGAACCCGGCTATGAGGCCGACGACGTGATCGCCTCGGTCACCCGCATGGCGGAGGGCAAGGGCTTTCAGGTCCGGATCGTGACCAGCGACCGCGACGCCTACCAATTGCTCGACGACCACGTGCGGGTCATCAGCAACGACTTCGCCTTGATCGGCCCGCAGGAGGTGCTGGACAAGTACGGCGTGAGCGTGCGGCAGTGGGTGGACTACCGCGCGCTGACGGGCGACGCCAGCGACAACATTCCCGGGGCCAAGGGCATCGGTCCCAAGACGGCCGCCAAGATCCTGCAAGACCACGGCACCCTCGACGCCGCGCTGGAGGCCGCAAAGGCAGGCACGCTGGAGCCGAAGGGCGCCCGCGAGAAGCTGCTGGCCTCGGAAGCCGACGTGCTGTTCAGCCGCGACCTCTCGCGCATGGTGACCGACCTGCCACTGAGGGTCGAACTCGGCGCCCTGCGCGGCCAGGGCGACCCCGCGCGGCTGGAGGAGCTGCTCGACGAACTCGAACTTGCCTCGCTCAAGCGCGACGTGCTGACCCTGACCCAGGGGGCCGGAGCGCTGGGGCAGGGCCAGACCGACCCCATCGCGCGGGCGGCGACGGCAGCCGCGGCCCCGGCTTCCGCTCCCGGCACCTTCACGCCGCCCCCGCTGGCCGAGTGGCGCACGCCCGGCCAGGACGTGACCTGGGGCTACGTCCTGTCGCGCGAGGACGACCTGACGGCCGATCTGATCGCGGCGGCCACCTTCGACGGCGAGCTGGCGCGGGTCGCGCCGGTCGAGCAGCAGACCCCGCCCGCAGGAGCGGAAGGCGGGCCGGAAGCCGCCTCGCCGGAAGGCCCGCTGTTCGGCAGCGACGGTGACAGCGCCCCGCCCCTCAGCAAGGCCGAGCAGAAGGCGGCGCAGAAAGCGGCGGAAAAGGCCGCGAAGGCCGCAGAAAAAGCCGCCCAGCGTCAGGCGGCCCTCTATCCCCCCACCGTCTCCGACGCCGAGTTCATCGGGCAGCGGGCAGTGCGGGCGGCGGGGGCCAAGGCGCTCGCGGCGCACCTCAGCGTGCGCGGCACCCAGGTCGAGCCGGGCGACGACCCCCTGCTGGTGGCCTACCTGCTCGACCCCTCGAACACGGCCATGCCCGCCGTCTCCGAGCGCTACCTGGGCACGGGTTGGCCCGACGACGCCGCCACCCGCGCCGCGATCACCGACCGCCTGCTGCGCGAGCTGCCCGGACAGCTCGACGAACCGCGCCGCAAGCTCTACGAGGAGATGGAAAAGCCGCTGGCAGGGGTCCTCAAGGACATGGAGGTGCGCGGCGTGCGGCTCGACAGCGCCTATATCCGGGGGCTATCGGAGGCTGCGGCGGGGCGCCTCGCCACCCTGGAGGCCGAGATCCACAGGCACGCGGGCCGCGAGTTCCCCATCCGCAGCCGCGATCAGCTCGAAACGGTGCTGTACGACGAACTCGGCCTCGCAAGCGGCAAGAAGACCAAGCTGACCGGCAAGCGCAGCACCGCCGTCTCCGCGCTGGAACCGCTGCGCGAGGAGCACCCCATCATCCCCGCCTTGCTGGAATACCGCGAGCTGGAAAAGCTGCGCGGCACCTACCTCGACCCCCTCCCCAACCTCGTCAACCCGCGCACCGGGCGGCTGCACACCACCTTCGCGCAGACGGCGGTGGCGACCGGGCGGCTCAGCAGCCTCAACCCCAACCTCCAGAACATCCCCATCCGCTCGGAACTCGGCCGCGAGATTCGCAAGGGCTTTATCGCCGACGAGGGCTTTTGCCTGATCAGCGCCGACTACTCGCAGATCGAGTTGCGGCTGCTGGCCCATATCGCGGACGATCCGCTGATGCAGCAGGCCTTTCAGGAGGGGGCCGACATCCACCGCCGCACCGCCGCGCAGGTGCTGGGGCTGGAGGAAGCCACCATCAGCGCCAACCAGCGCCGCGCCGCCAAGACGGTCAATTTCGGGGTGCTGTACGGCATGAGCGCCCACCGCCTCAGCAACGACCTGGCGATTCCCTACGCCGAGGCCGCCTCCTTTATCGAGATCTACTTCAGCACCTACCCCGGCATCCGGCGCTACATCGACCAGACGCTGGAATTCGGGCGCGAGCACGGCTACGTCGAGACGCTCTACGGCCGCCGCCGCTACGTGCCCGAGCTGAAGGCGCAAAACCGTACCCTGCGCGAGGCGGGCGAGCGCCTGGCCTACAACATGCCGATCCAGGGCACCGCCGCCGACATCATCAAGCTGGCGATGGTGCAGCTGGACCGCGAACTGGAGGCCAAAGGCGCGCGGCTCCTGCTGCAAGTTCACGACGAACTGCTGATCGAGGTCCCGGAGGAGAGCGCCGACGAGGTCGCCCGGATTACCCGCGAGGTGATGGAGGGCGCCGCGCAGCTCAGCGTGCCGCTGGCGGTCGAGGTCGGCGTGGGGCCGAACTGGTACGACACGAAGTAG
- the cysK gene encoding cysteine synthase A: MIETLVGNTPLVQLRRVVEPGMADVFVKLEGQNPGGSIKDRTALGLVEDAERRGALRPGGTIVEPTSGNTGIGLAQVAAAKGYRLILCMPAQMSEERKRTLQAYGAELVLTDPERRMLAAIEEAERIAAETGAVMMGQFTNPANPQTHERTTGPELWGQMEGRIDAFVYGSGTGGTISGVGRFLKRQDPSIRVIAVEPARSNVLSGGERGEHGFQGMGPGFIPANLDRSVIDEVIPVWEEDAYPLARRLAREEGVFVGMSSGAMAWAALEVARRLGPGGRVATIACDTGARYLTTSLFHPERTGTPQGYQPYSRERVEE; encoded by the coding sequence ATGATCGAGACGCTGGTCGGAAACACGCCGCTGGTCCAGCTGCGCCGGGTGGTCGAGCCGGGCATGGCCGACGTGTTCGTGAAGCTGGAGGGGCAGAATCCGGGCGGGTCCATCAAGGACCGCACCGCGCTGGGGCTGGTCGAGGACGCCGAGCGCCGGGGCGCACTGAGGCCGGGCGGCACCATCGTCGAGCCGACGAGCGGCAACACCGGCATCGGGCTGGCGCAGGTCGCGGCGGCCAAGGGCTACCGCCTGATCCTGTGTATGCCCGCCCAGATGAGCGAGGAACGCAAACGGACCCTACAGGCCTACGGGGCCGAACTGGTTCTCACCGACCCCGAGCGCCGGATGCTCGCCGCCATCGAGGAAGCCGAGCGCATCGCCGCCGAGACGGGCGCCGTGATGATGGGCCAGTTCACCAACCCCGCCAACCCGCAGACCCACGAGCGCACCACCGGCCCCGAGCTGTGGGGGCAGATGGAAGGCCGCATCGACGCTTTCGTGTACGGCTCGGGCACGGGCGGCACCATCAGCGGGGTGGGGCGGTTCCTCAAGCGGCAGGACCCCAGTATCCGGGTGATTGCAGTGGAGCCTGCCCGCAGCAACGTCCTCTCGGGCGGCGAGCGCGGCGAGCACGGCTTTCAGGGCATGGGGCCGGGCTTTATCCCCGCCAACCTCGACCGCTCGGTGATCGACGAGGTGATTCCGGTCTGGGAGGAGGACGCCTATCCGCTGGCCCGCCGCCTCGCCCGCGAGGAAGGCGTCTTTGTCGGCATGAGCAGCGGCGCGATGGCCTGGGCCGCCCTGGAGGTGGCCCGCCGCCTGGGGCCGGGGGGGCGCGTGGCGACCATCGCCTGCGACACGGGCGCGCGCTACCTCACGACCAGCCTCTTTCACCCGGAGCGGACGGGCACGCCGCAGGGGTACCAGCCGTACTCGCGGGAGCGGGTGGAGGAATAG
- a CDS encoding DNA glycosylase AlkZ-like family protein yields the protein MSPTPAALRALAHRTLARQPSVQAALNSMGFLQADPIRAPARAQDLTLMQRVRGYRAGDLERLYPTLDAEEDMLPNYGFVTREVQALLHPRELPETRLEREHPGLLEGVRALAGERGELHPRDVAAAVGRGRVVNAWGGQSAASTRALDTLHRRGELRVTRRVGGVRLYGPAPHLAALRAQPLPTPQRLRGAVHLLAALYGPLPEASLGYLVGLSRFGLPHLHGDLRSAFRVAVREELTGAEAGGLRYVWPADWNPDAAPTPRGVRIVGPFDPLVWDRRRFAHLHGWTYRLEAYTPAEKRQLGYYALPVFQAERAVGWANLKGEAGELRAELHWVPGVRETAALRKGVEAELGRYRRFLGLEARES from the coding sequence ATGTCCCCCACGCCCGCCGCCCTCCGCGCCCTCGCCCACCGCACCCTGGCCCGACAGCCCTCCGTTCAGGCAGCCCTGAACAGCATGGGCTTCCTTCAGGCCGACCCCATCCGCGCCCCCGCCCGTGCCCAGGACCTGACCCTGATGCAGCGGGTACGCGGCTACCGGGCGGGCGACCTCGAACGCCTCTACCCCACGCTCGATGCCGAGGAAGACATGCTTCCCAACTACGGCTTCGTGACCCGCGAGGTCCAGGCCCTGCTGCACCCCCGCGAACTCCCCGAGACTCGGCTGGAGCGTGAACACCCGGGGCTGCTGGAAGGGGTCCGCGCGCTGGCAGGAGAGCGCGGCGAGCTGCATCCGCGCGACGTGGCGGCGGCGGTCGGGCGGGGCCGGGTGGTCAACGCCTGGGGCGGGCAGTCGGCGGCGAGTACCCGCGCGCTCGATACGCTGCACCGCCGGGGAGAACTGCGGGTCACCCGGCGCGTGGGCGGGGTGCGGCTCTACGGCCCGGCGCCCCATCTGGCGGCCCTGCGCGCGCAGCCGCTCCCCACGCCCCAGCGGCTGCGCGGGGCCGTTCATCTGCTCGCCGCCCTGTACGGCCCGCTGCCCGAAGCCAGCCTGGGCTACCTCGTCGGCCTCTCGCGCTTCGGGTTGCCGCACCTGCACGGTGACCTGCGCTCGGCCTTCCGGGTCGCCGTGCGGGAGGAGCTGACGGGCGCAGAGGCAGGCGGCCTGCGCTATGTGTGGCCCGCCGACTGGAACCCGGACGCGGCCCCCACCCCGCGCGGCGTGCGGATCGTGGGGCCGTTCGACCCGCTGGTGTGGGACCGCCGCCGCTTCGCCCACCTGCACGGCTGGACCTACCGGCTGGAGGCGTACACGCCCGCCGAGAAACGCCAACTGGGGTATTACGCGCTGCCCGTCTTTCAGGCGGAGAGGGCCGTGGGCTGGGCCAACCTGAAGGGAGAAGCGGGCGAGCTGCGGGCCGAGCTGCACTGGGTGCCCGGCGTGCGCGAGACGGCGGCCCTGCGCAAGGGGGTGGAGGCCGAGCTGGGCCGCTACCGGCGGTTCCTGGGCCTGGAGGCGCGCGAAAGCTAA
- a CDS encoding cyclic-di-AMP receptor has protein sequence MKLVLAVIQDADAAALVRVLSENAFEVTKLASTGGFLREGNTTLMIGVPDERLADLKRHVQQTCRTRTRLVTPSVPMGEQGEGMVSDPVEVAVGGAVMFVMGVQEFVKV, from the coding sequence ATGAAGCTGGTTCTCGCCGTGATTCAGGATGCGGACGCCGCTGCCCTCGTGCGCGTGCTGTCTGAAAACGCCTTTGAGGTCACCAAGCTGGCGAGCACCGGAGGTTTCCTGCGCGAGGGCAACACCACGCTGATGATCGGCGTGCCCGACGAGCGCCTCGCGGACCTCAAACGCCACGTGCAGCAGACCTGCCGCACCCGCACCCGGCTGGTCACCCCCAGCGTCCCGATGGGCGAGCAGGGTGAGGGCATGGTCTCCGACCCGGTCGAGGTGGCGGTCGGCGGCGCGGTGATGTTCGTGATGGGCGTGCAGGAGTTCGTCAAGGTCTGA
- the glmM gene encoding phosphoglucosamine mutase, translated as MSERKYFGTDGVRAVAGEFPLTAAWVMNLGAAAGEVLKRQNPRASVVIGKDTRQSGDMLEAALAAGLTARGVTVIHVGVLPTPGVSYLTRHLGADAGVVISASHNPYQDNGIKFFGPGGQKLSDATELEIEAAIDEVPTFAPVTGVALGSVTNYAEAERLYVNYLRSHAPDLSGLKVALDCANGAAYRVAPKVFQAAGADVFAVYTTPDGHNINRGCGSTHLEHLQQIVRGGSYDLGVAFDGDADRALLVDSRGNVIQGDHMLLLAARARGEAAVVTTIMANMGLEVKLRESGIRLERTAVGDRYVHERLHEQGLTLGGEQSGHVLFLDVSPTGDGVLTALLTLRAMQAQGTTLDALHDELVMFPQTLVNVRVGDKKAISRDAEVQQAVSAAEARLNGRGRVNLRPSGTENLIRVMVEGPDEAEIHEVAAGLARVVEERGRVGA; from the coding sequence ATGAGCGAACGGAAGTATTTCGGCACCGACGGCGTGCGGGCCGTGGCGGGCGAGTTCCCACTGACCGCCGCCTGGGTGATGAACCTCGGGGCGGCGGCAGGCGAGGTCCTCAAGCGGCAAAACCCCCGGGCCAGCGTGGTCATCGGCAAGGACACCCGCCAGAGCGGCGACATGCTGGAAGCGGCGCTCGCCGCCGGGCTGACCGCACGCGGCGTGACCGTGATCCACGTGGGCGTGCTGCCCACGCCTGGCGTGAGCTACCTCACCCGGCACCTCGGCGCCGACGCGGGGGTGGTCATCAGCGCCTCGCACAACCCCTACCAGGACAACGGGATCAAGTTCTTCGGCCCCGGCGGCCAGAAACTCAGCGACGCGACCGAGCTGGAGATCGAGGCCGCCATCGACGAGGTGCCGACCTTCGCACCCGTCACCGGCGTGGCCCTCGGTTCAGTGACCAACTATGCCGAGGCCGAGCGGCTGTACGTCAATTACCTGCGCTCGCACGCGCCCGACCTGAGCGGGTTGAAGGTGGCGCTCGACTGCGCGAACGGTGCCGCGTACCGGGTCGCCCCCAAGGTCTTTCAGGCGGCGGGCGCCGACGTGTTCGCGGTCTACACCACCCCCGACGGCCACAACATCAACCGGGGCTGCGGCTCGACGCATCTGGAGCACCTCCAGCAGATCGTGCGCGGTGGCAGTTACGACCTGGGCGTGGCCTTTGACGGCGACGCCGACCGGGCGCTGCTGGTGGACTCGCGCGGCAATGTGATTCAGGGCGACCACATGCTGCTGCTGGCGGCCCGGGCGCGCGGGGAGGCAGCGGTCGTCACGACCATCATGGCGAACATGGGGCTGGAGGTGAAGCTCCGGGAGTCGGGCATCCGGCTGGAGCGCACGGCGGTGGGTGACCGCTACGTCCACGAGCGGCTGCACGAGCAGGGCCTGACCCTGGGGGGCGAGCAAAGCGGGCACGTCCTCTTTCTGGACGTGTCACCCACCGGCGACGGGGTGCTCACCGCGCTGCTGACCCTGCGGGCCATGCAGGCGCAGGGCACCACCCTCGACGCCCTCCACGACGAACTGGTGATGTTTCCGCAGACGCTGGTCAACGTGCGGGTGGGCGACAAGAAAGCCATCTCGCGCGACGCCGAGGTCCAGCAGGCTGTCAGCGCCGCCGAGGCCCGCCTGAATGGCCGAGGCCGCGTCAACCTGCGCCCCAGCGGCACCGAGAACCTGATCCGGGTGATGGTCGAGGGTCCCGACGAGGCCGAGATCCACGAGGTGGCCGCCGGGCTGGCCCGCGTGGTCGAGGAACGGGGCCGGGTCGGGGCGTAG
- a CDS encoding leishmanolysin-related zinc metalloendopeptidase — translation MQLGTETLTLAPGDSQQVKARVEGSGDRGLVWASTQPGVARVDEVGRVTAVAPGLARITATSRQDPARQAQLTVTVSAAAAPPTADPFDITLVYPAGSPLTAAQRTAFNQAAQRWSQVITAGLPEVRGVRLSSGETVTVDDLVIVVNSVALDGPGGVLGQAGPRQVRPGGTLPLWGDMQFDAADLASLEQGGRLQGVVLHEMGHVLGIGTLWNRFLSSDTSSCASATRVQYGGGKALHEYRQLGGPLAGVPVEDQHSPGTKCGHWKEDVFQTELMTGFASAGHMPLSRLTLGALADLGYRVNFALADAYSLPAGQNPAPQSAGWELRERLITPDGLFDPAF, via the coding sequence GTGCAGCTGGGCACCGAGACCCTCACGCTGGCACCCGGAGACAGCCAGCAGGTCAAGGCCCGCGTGGAGGGGAGCGGCGACCGGGGACTGGTCTGGGCCAGCACCCAGCCGGGGGTGGCGCGGGTCGATGAGGTGGGGCGGGTCACGGCGGTCGCTCCCGGTCTCGCCCGGATCACGGCCACCAGCCGCCAGGACCCGGCCCGGCAGGCCCAGCTCACGGTCACGGTGTCTGCGGCGGCGGCGCCCCCCACAGCCGACCCTTTCGACATCACCCTGGTCTATCCGGCGGGCAGCCCGCTCACGGCGGCTCAACGGACGGCGTTCAATCAGGCGGCCCAGCGCTGGTCGCAGGTCATCACGGCGGGGCTGCCCGAGGTGCGGGGCGTGCGCCTGTCCAGCGGTGAGACCGTCACGGTGGACGATCTGGTCATCGTTGTGAACAGCGTGGCGCTGGACGGCCCCGGCGGGGTGCTGGGGCAGGCGGGTCCCCGGCAGGTACGTCCGGGGGGCACCCTGCCGCTGTGGGGGGACATGCAGTTCGACGCCGCCGACCTCGCCAGCCTGGAGCAGGGGGGCCGCCTCCAGGGGGTCGTCTTGCACGAGATGGGCCACGTGCTGGGCATCGGGACGCTCTGGAACCGCTTTCTGAGCAGCGACACGTCCTCGTGCGCCAGCGCCACCCGGGTACAGTACGGCGGGGGCAAGGCGCTGCACGAGTACCGCCAGCTCGGCGGCCCGCTGGCGGGCGTTCCGGTCGAGGACCAGCACAGCCCCGGCACCAAATGCGGCCACTGGAAAGAGGACGTGTTCCAGACCGAACTGATGACCGGCTTTGCCAGCGCGGGCCACATGCCGCTCAGCCGCCTCACGCTGGGGGCGCTGGCCGACCTCGGGTACCGCGTCAACTTCGCGCTGGCTGATGCCTACAGCCTTCCTGCGGGCCAGAACCCCGCGCCGCAAAGCGCCGGATGGGAGCTGCGCGAGCGCCTGATCACCCCGGACGGCCTGTTCGACCCGGCCTTCTGA
- a CDS encoding phosphotransferase family protein, with product MRLPHLLQDGGDAMRGRGPAVSSRVWPRELRAAFPGPRRRLEAWVGEGAAFARYTTRHGPLFLKYLPAGWRDERAYRRLAREGAYLRDLAPLSPVPHAPLRHLALDPRHWRAHLVTTDLTAATLGWGAFASDPEREAALHAVARLLARHHAFWWNHAELRGEWGWSASSAGRRAARLGRAAGGSAAGTRAVTQAASRLPELLAATSGVTLAHGDIHAGQVLWPLQGGAPILSGPILIDYGQTHAAPLGEDLAHLLHVRLEAPESARLGPGLRESYRAELAARGLTLTPAQLAAEEHAGLALNVLSTARQAQGEGSGSGVRQALRRVTEAWQGWG from the coding sequence TTGCGGCTGCCTCACCTCCTGCAAGACGGCGGGGACGCGATGCGCGGGCGCGGTCCCGCCGTCTCCTCGCGCGTGTGGCCGCGCGAGCTGCGCGCCGCCTTTCCGGGTCCGCGCCGCCGCCTGGAAGCCTGGGTGGGGGAGGGAGCTGCCTTTGCCCGCTACACGACCCGGCATGGCCCCCTCTTTTTGAAGTACCTGCCCGCCGGGTGGCGTGACGAGCGGGCCTACCGGCGGCTGGCGCGCGAGGGGGCCTACCTGCGCGACCTCGCGCCGCTCTCGCCGGTGCCGCACGCCCCGCTGCGGCACCTGGCCCTCGACCCCCGGCACTGGCGCGCCCACCTCGTCACCACCGACCTGACGGCGGCGACCCTCGGCTGGGGCGCCTTTGCCAGTGACCCCGAACGCGAGGCCGCCCTGCACGCGGTCGCGCGGCTGCTCGCCCGCCACCACGCCTTCTGGTGGAACCACGCCGAGCTGCGCGGCGAGTGGGGCTGGAGCGCGTCGTCGGCCGGGCGCCGCGCGGCCCGCCTGGGGCGGGCGGCAGGTGGGAGCGCCGCCGGGACGCGGGCCGTGACCCAGGCCGCCTCACGCCTGCCTGAGCTGCTGGCCGCCACCTCCGGCGTCACGCTGGCGCACGGGGACATCCACGCGGGGCAGGTGCTGTGGCCGCTGCAAGGCGGCGCGCCCATCCTGAGCGGTCCCATCCTGATCGACTACGGGCAGACGCACGCGGCCCCCCTGGGAGAAGACCTCGCCCACCTGCTGCACGTGCGGCTGGAGGCGCCCGAGTCGGCCCGTCTCGGCCCCGGCCTGCGGGAGAGCTACCGGGCCGAACTCGCCGCGCGCGGCTTGACCCTCACGCCCGCCCAGCTTGCCGCCGAGGAGCACGCGGGCCTGGCGCTGAACGTGCTGTCCACCGCCCGGCAGGCCCAGGGGGAGGGGAGCGGCAGTGGGGTGAGGCAGGCGCTGCGCCGGGTCACGGAGGCGTGGCAGGGCTGGGGCTGA
- a CDS encoding DUF937 domain-containing protein: protein MMDIFNMLGGMGQAQNTLGQRLGTSPQQTEAAMEAAIPLLLGAMTRNAQDPQGAQSLAGALDQHDGRALDLFGQGQAPDPSEGQRILGKVFGGQQQAAAQAVSRRAGIDPQLAMQLLSMAAPLVLAYLSRRRQGQAGGMGQMGGPLGGQAGGMGGFDIGSILGGLIGGGAAGGGMGGGLGGMLGGGQPQQTPGYGQGDEQRGGMEGGLGGGQVIPGYRHEQDQQNPFGLPGHPGTGQMGSGQQGNLGGMVGTLNSVLDRDGDGNALNDLIGMFGGRRR from the coding sequence ATGATGGACATTTTCAATATGCTCGGCGGCATGGGCCAGGCCCAGAACACCCTTGGACAGCGGCTCGGCACCTCGCCCCAGCAGACCGAGGCGGCGATGGAAGCGGCCATCCCGCTCTTGCTCGGCGCGATGACCCGCAACGCCCAGGACCCCCAGGGCGCCCAGTCGCTCGCGGGAGCGCTCGACCAGCACGACGGCCGCGCCCTCGACCTTTTCGGGCAGGGTCAGGCGCCCGACCCCTCCGAGGGCCAGCGGATTCTGGGCAAGGTCTTCGGCGGGCAGCAGCAGGCCGCCGCGCAGGCCGTCAGCCGCCGCGCCGGAATCGACCCGCAGCTCGCCATGCAGCTGCTCTCCATGGCCGCGCCCCTGGTGCTGGCCTACCTCAGCCGTCGCCGTCAGGGCCAGGCAGGCGGCATGGGCCAGATGGGCGGCCCGCTGGGCGGTCAGGCGGGGGGCATGGGCGGCTTCGACATCGGCAGCATCCTGGGCGGATTGATCGGGGGCGGTGCGGCGGGAGGCGGCATGGGCGGTGGCCTCGGCGGGATGCTGGGCGGCGGACAGCCCCAGCAAACCCCCGGCTACGGCCAGGGCGACGAGCAGCGCGGCGGGATGGAAGGCGGCCTCGGCGGCGGTCAGGTCATTCCCGGCTACCGCCACGAGCAGGATCAGCAAAATCCCTTCGGACTGCCGGGCCACCCTGGCACCGGGCAGATGGGCAGCGGCCAGCAGGGCAACCTCGGCGGCATGGTGGGCACCCTGAACAGCGTCCTCGACCGTGACGGCGACGGCAATGCCCTGAACGACCTGATCGGCATGTTCGGGGGGCGCAGGCGGTAG
- a CDS encoding DNA-3-methyladenine glycosylase yields the protein MPAPLSPAFFDRDPVRAARELLGATLVRVLPGGEVLAGRVVEAEAYDCLRDPACTAGRFHAVRTLAMAIAPGHWLFWTAHGHPLLQVACREEGVSASVLIRALEPLEGLGHMLTHRPVSRERELTNGPAKLVYALGLNPEQIAGQPVNGPALHLLPGLPVPDEQVGITARVGLLAGKNLPWRFLIRGNPWVSPGVPSMEL from the coding sequence ATGCCCGCTCCCCTCTCCCCCGCCTTTTTCGACCGTGATCCGGTGCGGGCCGCGCGTGAACTGCTGGGCGCGACCCTGGTGCGCGTGCTGCCGGGCGGCGAGGTGCTCGCAGGCCGGGTGGTCGAGGCGGAAGCCTACGACTGCCTGCGCGACCCCGCCTGCACCGCCGGACGCTTTCACGCCGTCCGCACGCTGGCGATGGCGATTGCCCCCGGCCACTGGCTGTTCTGGACGGCGCACGGCCACCCCCTGCTGCAAGTCGCCTGCCGGGAAGAAGGCGTCTCGGCCAGCGTGCTGATCCGGGCGCTGGAGCCGCTGGAGGGCCTCGGCCACATGCTGACCCACCGCCCCGTCAGCCGCGAGCGTGAGCTGACCAACGGCCCCGCCAAGCTGGTCTACGCCCTGGGCCTGAATCCCGAACAGATCGCCGGGCAGCCGGTCAACGGTCCAGCCCTGCATCTCCTCCCTGGTCTTCCCGTTCCCGACGAACAGGTCGGGATCACCGCCCGTGTCGGGCTGCTGGCGGGGAAGAACCTGCCGTGGCGCTTTCTGATTCGGGGCAATCCCTGGGTGTCGCCCGGCGTGCCCAGCATGGAGCTGTGA